The following are from one region of the Myotis daubentonii chromosome 2, mMyoDau2.1, whole genome shotgun sequence genome:
- the CYSLTR2 gene encoding cysteinyl leukotriene receptor 2 isoform X2 has product MERKLMSLPLSTSISEMEPNDTFSNNNSHKDCLIGKFKRDFYPVVYLIIFVWGALGNSFSIYVFLQPYKKSTSVNIFMLNLAISDLLFIATLPFRVDYYLRGSDWIFGDLACRIMSYSLYVNMYSSIYFLTVLSVMRYLATVHPFRLLHVTSIRSAWVLCGIIWTLIMASSTVLLKNGSEQKGNVTSCLELSFNKIVKLQIMNYIALVVGFLLPFCTLSICYLLIIRALLKVEVPKSGLRVSHRKALVTIVIALIIFLVCFLPYHVLRTFHLVVWKAGTCTDRLQKAVIITLALAAANSCLNPLLYYFAGENFKDRLRFAFRKGHAQRTKCSFLVACG; this is encoded by the coding sequence atGGAGAGAAAACTTATGTCTTTGCCTCTATCCACTTCCATATCAGAAATGGAACCCAATGACACCTTCAGCAATAACAACAGCCACAAGGACTGCCTGATTGGAAAATTCAAGAGGGATTTTTATCCTGTTGTGTACCTGATAATATTTGTCTGGGGAGCCTTGGGAAATAGCTTTTCCATATATGTTTTTCTGCAGCCTTATAAGAAGTCCACgtctgtgaatattttcatgctGAACCTGGCCATTTCTGATCTCTTGTTCATAGCCACACTGCCCTTCAGGGTTGACTATTACCTCAGAGGCTCCGATTGGATATTtggggacctggcctgcaggattaTGTCTTACTCCCTGTATGTCAACATGTACAGCAGCATTTATTTCCTGACCGTGCTGAGTGTTATGCGCTACCTGGCAACTGTTCACCCCTTCCGGCTCCTCCATGTCACTAGCATCAGAAGTGCCTGGGTTCTATGTGGGATCATATGGACCCTCATCATGGCTTCTTCAACAGTGCTTCTGAAGAATGGCTCCGAGCAGAAGGGTAATGTCACATCATGCTTAGAGCTGAGTTTCAATAAAATTGTTAAACTGCAGATCATGAACTACATCGCCTTAGTGGTGGGCTTCCTGCTGCCATTCTGCACGCTCAGCATCTGTTACCTGCTGATTATTCGAGCCCTGTTAAAGGTGGAGGTCCCAAAATCGGGGCTGCGGGTTTCTCACAGGAAGGCGCTTGTCACCATCGTCATTGCCTTGATCATCTTCCTCGTGTGTTTCCTGCCTTATCATGTACTGAGAACCTTCCACTTGGTGGTGTGGAAAGCGGGTACATGCACAGACAGGCTGCAAAAAGCTGTGATCATCACACTGGCCTTGGCAGCTGCTAATAGCTGCCTCAACCCTTTGCTTTATTATTTCGCTGGGGAGAATTTTAAGGACAGACTAAGGTTTGCATTCAGAAAAGGGCATGCACAGAGAACAAAGTGCAGCTTTCTTGTTGCCTGTGgttga
- the CYSLTR2 gene encoding cysteinyl leukotriene receptor 2 isoform X1, with translation MKSYLQGVLLICMERKLMSLPLSTSISEMEPNDTFSNNNSHKDCLIGKFKRDFYPVVYLIIFVWGALGNSFSIYVFLQPYKKSTSVNIFMLNLAISDLLFIATLPFRVDYYLRGSDWIFGDLACRIMSYSLYVNMYSSIYFLTVLSVMRYLATVHPFRLLHVTSIRSAWVLCGIIWTLIMASSTVLLKNGSEQKGNVTSCLELSFNKIVKLQIMNYIALVVGFLLPFCTLSICYLLIIRALLKVEVPKSGLRVSHRKALVTIVIALIIFLVCFLPYHVLRTFHLVVWKAGTCTDRLQKAVIITLALAAANSCLNPLLYYFAGENFKDRLRFAFRKGHAQRTKCSFLVACG, from the coding sequence catGGAGAGAAAACTTATGTCTTTGCCTCTATCCACTTCCATATCAGAAATGGAACCCAATGACACCTTCAGCAATAACAACAGCCACAAGGACTGCCTGATTGGAAAATTCAAGAGGGATTTTTATCCTGTTGTGTACCTGATAATATTTGTCTGGGGAGCCTTGGGAAATAGCTTTTCCATATATGTTTTTCTGCAGCCTTATAAGAAGTCCACgtctgtgaatattttcatgctGAACCTGGCCATTTCTGATCTCTTGTTCATAGCCACACTGCCCTTCAGGGTTGACTATTACCTCAGAGGCTCCGATTGGATATTtggggacctggcctgcaggattaTGTCTTACTCCCTGTATGTCAACATGTACAGCAGCATTTATTTCCTGACCGTGCTGAGTGTTATGCGCTACCTGGCAACTGTTCACCCCTTCCGGCTCCTCCATGTCACTAGCATCAGAAGTGCCTGGGTTCTATGTGGGATCATATGGACCCTCATCATGGCTTCTTCAACAGTGCTTCTGAAGAATGGCTCCGAGCAGAAGGGTAATGTCACATCATGCTTAGAGCTGAGTTTCAATAAAATTGTTAAACTGCAGATCATGAACTACATCGCCTTAGTGGTGGGCTTCCTGCTGCCATTCTGCACGCTCAGCATCTGTTACCTGCTGATTATTCGAGCCCTGTTAAAGGTGGAGGTCCCAAAATCGGGGCTGCGGGTTTCTCACAGGAAGGCGCTTGTCACCATCGTCATTGCCTTGATCATCTTCCTCGTGTGTTTCCTGCCTTATCATGTACTGAGAACCTTCCACTTGGTGGTGTGGAAAGCGGGTACATGCACAGACAGGCTGCAAAAAGCTGTGATCATCACACTGGCCTTGGCAGCTGCTAATAGCTGCCTCAACCCTTTGCTTTATTATTTCGCTGGGGAGAATTTTAAGGACAGACTAAGGTTTGCATTCAGAAAAGGGCATGCACAGAGAACAAAGTGCAGCTTTCTTGTTGCCTGTGgttga